One window of Quercus robur chromosome 5, dhQueRobu3.1, whole genome shotgun sequence genomic DNA carries:
- the LOC126727482 gene encoding 4-coumarate--CoA ligase 2-like isoform X2 gives MALQTKEQEFIFRSKLPDIYIPKHLPLHSYCFENISKFGSKPCLINGSTGEVYTYYDVDLISRKVASGLNKLGIGHGDIVLILLPNTPEFVFVFLGASHLGATTTAANPFFTPAEIAKQAKGSNAKLIITQASYYDKVKDLAHENNVKIMCIDSPPKDCLHFSELTQANENQIPKIDISPDDVVALPYSSGTTGLPKGVMLTHKGLVTSVAQQVDGENPNLYFHSEDVILCVLPLFHIYSLNSVLLCGLRVGAAILIMQKFEIGSLLELIQKHKVSVMPIVPPIVLSISKSPDLHKYDLSSIRMLKSGGAPLGKELEETVRAKFPKAKFGQGYGMTEAGPVLSMCLAFAKEPFEVKSGACGTVVRNAEMKIVDPETGASLPHNQRGEICIRGDQIMKGYVNDPEATARTIDKEGWLHTGDIGLIDDEDELFIVDRLKELIKYKGFQVAPAELEAILLTHPNVSDVAVVPMKDESAGEVPVAFVVRSNGSQVTEDEIKQFVSKQVVFYKRINRIFFIDAIPNFPSRHKEKS, from the exons ATGGCTCTCCAAACAAAGGAACAGGAATTCATTTTCCGATCAAAACTCCCTGACATTTACATACCAAAACACCTCCCTCTACACTCCTATTGCTTTGAAAACATTTCCAAATTTGGCTCAAAACCATGTTTGATCAACGGTTCAACAGGGGAGGTATACACATACTATGATGTTGATCTCATTTCTCGCAAGGTTGCCTCTGGCCTTAACAAGCTTGGCATTGGACATGGAGATATTGTCCTTATCTTGCTACCAAACACGCCTGAATTTGTCTTTGTTTTCCTTGGTGCGTCACATTTAGGTGCTACAACCACAGCTGCCAATCCTTTCTTTACTCCAGCTGAAATAGCAAAACAAGCAAAAGGGTCCAACGCAAAGCTCATTATCACGCAAGCTAGTTACTATGACAAAGTCAAGGACTTGGCACATGAAAATAATGTCAAGATCATGTGCATAGACTCACCCCCGAAAGACTGCTTGCATTTCTCAGAGCTAACACAAGccaatgaaaaccaaattccTAAGATCGATATCAGTCCCGATGATGTGGTTGCACTACCTTATTCTTCAGGTACAACAGGGTTACCAAAAGGGGTCATGTTAACACACAAAGGGCTTGTCACCAGTGTGGCTCAACAGGTTGATGGAGAGAATCCAAACCTTTATTTTCACAGTGAGGATGTGATACTATGTGTGTTGCCTTTGTTTCACATTTACTCACTCAACTCGGTGTTGCTTTGTGGGTTGAGAGTTGGTGCTGCTATTTTGATCATGCAGAAGTTTGAGATCGGTTCTTTGTTGGAGCTGATACAGAAACATAAGGTGAGTGTGATGCCTATTGTGCCACCAATCGTGTTGTCGATTTCCAAGTCCCCTGATCTTCACAAGTATGATCTATCGTCCATAAGAATGCTCAAATCTGGAGGGGCACCGCTGGGGAAGGAGCTTGAAGAAACTGTCAGAGCTAAGTTTCCCAAAGCTAAATTTGGTCAG GGATATGGTATGACAGAGGCAGGTCCAGTATTATCAATGTGTTTGGCATTTGCCAAAGAACCATTTGAGGTGAAATCAGGAGCATGTGGCACTGTTGTAAGAAATGCAGAAATGAAGATTGTTGACCCTGAAACTGGTGCCTCTTTGCCTCATAACCAACGTGGAGAGATTTGCATTAGAGGAGACCAAATCATGAAAG GTTATGTTAATGATCCAGAGGCCACGGCTAGAACTATAGACAAAGAAGGTTGGTTACATACAGGAGATATTGGCTTAATTGATGATGAAGACGAGCTCTTCATTGTTGATAGGTTGAAGGAACTTATCAAATACAAAGGGTTTCAAGTAGCCCCTGCCGAGCTTGAGGCAATTCTACTCACCCATCCTAACGTCTCTGATGTCGCAGTGGTCcc CATGAAGGACGAATCAGCAGGAGAGGTCCCTGTTGCATTTGTGGTGAGATCCAATGGTTCTCAGGTCACAGAGGACGAAATTAAGCAGTTTGTTTCTAAACAG
- the LOC126727482 gene encoding 4-coumarate--CoA ligase 2-like isoform X1 produces MALQTKEQEFIFRSKLPDIYIPKHLPLHSYCFENISKFGSKPCLINGSTGEVYTYYDVDLISRKVASGLNKLGIGHGDIVLILLPNTPEFVFVFLGASHLGATTTAANPFFTPAEIAKQAKGSNAKLIITQASYYDKVKDLAHENNVKIMCIDSPPKDCLHFSELTQANENQIPKIDISPDDVVALPYSSGTTGLPKGVMLTHKGLVTSVAQQVDGENPNLYFHSEDVILCVLPLFHIYSLNSVLLCGLRVGAAILIMQKFEIGSLLELIQKHKVSVMPIVPPIVLSISKSPDLHKYDLSSIRMLKSGGAPLGKELEETVRAKFPKAKFGQGYGMTEAGPVLSMCLAFAKEPFEVKSGACGTVVRNAEMKIVDPETGASLPHNQRGEICIRGDQIMKGYVNDPEATARTIDKEGWLHTGDIGLIDDEDELFIVDRLKELIKYKGFQVAPAELEAILLTHPNVSDVAVVPMKDESAGEVPVAFVVRSNGSQVTEDEIKQFVSKQVVFYKRINRVFFIDAIPKSPSGKILRKNLREKLAADFSK; encoded by the exons ATGGCTCTCCAAACAAAGGAACAGGAATTCATTTTCCGATCAAAACTCCCTGACATTTACATACCAAAACACCTCCCTCTACACTCCTATTGCTTTGAAAACATTTCCAAATTTGGCTCAAAACCATGTTTGATCAACGGTTCAACAGGGGAGGTATACACATACTATGATGTTGATCTCATTTCTCGCAAGGTTGCCTCTGGCCTTAACAAGCTTGGCATTGGACATGGAGATATTGTCCTTATCTTGCTACCAAACACGCCTGAATTTGTCTTTGTTTTCCTTGGTGCGTCACATTTAGGTGCTACAACCACAGCTGCCAATCCTTTCTTTACTCCAGCTGAAATAGCAAAACAAGCAAAAGGGTCCAACGCAAAGCTCATTATCACGCAAGCTAGTTACTATGACAAAGTCAAGGACTTGGCACATGAAAATAATGTCAAGATCATGTGCATAGACTCACCCCCGAAAGACTGCTTGCATTTCTCAGAGCTAACACAAGccaatgaaaaccaaattccTAAGATCGATATCAGTCCCGATGATGTGGTTGCACTACCTTATTCTTCAGGTACAACAGGGTTACCAAAAGGGGTCATGTTAACACACAAAGGGCTTGTCACCAGTGTGGCTCAACAGGTTGATGGAGAGAATCCAAACCTTTATTTTCACAGTGAGGATGTGATACTATGTGTGTTGCCTTTGTTTCACATTTACTCACTCAACTCGGTGTTGCTTTGTGGGTTGAGAGTTGGTGCTGCTATTTTGATCATGCAGAAGTTTGAGATCGGTTCTTTGTTGGAGCTGATACAGAAACATAAGGTGAGTGTGATGCCTATTGTGCCACCAATCGTGTTGTCGATTTCCAAGTCCCCTGATCTTCACAAGTATGATCTATCGTCCATAAGAATGCTCAAATCTGGAGGGGCACCGCTGGGGAAGGAGCTTGAAGAAACTGTCAGAGCTAAGTTTCCCAAAGCTAAATTTGGTCAG GGATATGGTATGACAGAGGCAGGTCCAGTATTATCAATGTGTTTGGCATTTGCCAAAGAACCATTTGAGGTGAAATCAGGAGCATGTGGCACTGTTGTAAGAAATGCAGAAATGAAGATTGTTGACCCTGAAACTGGTGCCTCTTTGCCTCATAACCAACGTGGAGAGATTTGCATTAGAGGAGACCAAATCATGAAAG GTTATGTTAATGATCCAGAGGCCACGGCTAGAACTATAGACAAAGAAGGTTGGTTACATACAGGAGATATTGGCTTAATTGATGATGAAGACGAGCTCTTCATTGTTGATAGGTTGAAGGAACTTATCAAATACAAAGGGTTTCAAGTAGCCCCTGCCGAGCTTGAGGCAATTCTACTCACCCATCCTAACGTCTCTGATGTCGCAGTGGTCcc CATGAAGGACGAATCAGCAGGAGAGGTCCCTGTTGCATTTGTGGTGAGATCCAATGGTTCTCAGGTCACAGAGGACGAAATTAAGCAGTTTGTTTCTAAACAG